From Calliphora vicina chromosome 3, idCalVici1.1, whole genome shotgun sequence:
AATTGTATTCGAtcatattttgtaattaaactgtgttgtttctttttttttatttgtaaaatatataaatattttttatttgtcggataaactatgtatgtaagtatgtttaatatatttaattgtatgtatttctgtttattttatgatgttaaatttatgaatattatCAGCAGTACTGATGGATGCATGTTTGTATGTTTCTTTTGTCACAGGTCTAAGACACTTTTGGGTTAAGAGGGGTAGAGGGGGGTGTATGTAATCTCGggtattcattatttttttaataatatttttgtttttttattaattgtgaCTTTTGATTTGATTGAGTttacttttgttgttgttgttttttgttttaatacttCCCTATAATTCGATTTTATTGCACATAttgatttaatttcatttttatttttttattgtaatattgtatataaatataaatatttgtttgtttttttgtaccaaatacgttttaatttttaatttattaaattaatttaaaactcatAAAGAACCTGTTCTTtgattttactttttcttttatacaaattaaatttgtaatgttttgtttttttttaaataaaaaataaaaaattctcaacaacagaaatatttaagaaatttttgagCACAAACATTTGCAAGTGTTTGAAGTTAAAAGTACAGTATGTGCTAAAGTTGCTAGTCTAAATGGGTAACATCTCATACATTTTGTAGAAacttatataaattttcaataattttgtataactaaCTAACTTTTCCAGTAATAATGAATTTATATATGAGGctatcagcgcaaaagtggtgtaacttaaaactatttacttatgtgctgtttttataCTGCaagcgagtactttgagtggaaattttatttgtattttgtttatgttacaataaaaaacacatgtaaaatttccactcaaaataCTCGCTTGTATAATAAAAACAGCACAGTATTTTCAACTTACACCACTTATGCTAcattactttgttatattatgCTCTGTGCAAAAACGATTTGTTCAGCTCTATctgcttttgaataccaaagCTTACCCCACTTTTGTATTGATAGTTGATAATTTGGACTGTAGTAATACCAGAAAAGcaactatattaaaaaaaattgtgggttACACCATTTTTGCACTGATGGCTTCATATAATCAATTAGAATAAGAAAAACGATCAACATTTGTTATGTTtgtacaacaaaaattatatatcacAGGAAATAGGACAAACAAATCCATACGCTAAatatattgacataatttttttttaatttttggtcctGGTTTTATTTCTCCAAATTAAATGTTTGCTGCATTTTATCTCTTAAAGATGTCTGAGGGGATTTATTTGCAAGAATTGCCTTAATTATTATTCAATCATAGCATTACTTACACTAACAGTTATCAAATGAGAGCAAAGGATTCTGAAAGGATGTGAACAACGATTGTATCAATCAAtactatttgtatttttggataaacaaaTCCAAAAGTGACTTTATAATTTTGACGGGCTCATTGTAAGTATAAGTTGATCGAACAATAAGAAGTCACATTAAAACAGGCGGTGATCCAGGACAACCATTCGGGGGGAGGaagattaaaatttgttttaaatttttctttttttttttatttttatatgaaaacttttcagttttgggggggggggaattcctatttcacccctTCCGGATCCGCGTCTGCATTAAAAGCATTTACAATAAATGtagataaatgtttaaaagagaTTTGATTTCTTGTTATGGCACGAATGAATCCTAAGCATGTGTTCTTAGACGCAGAACGTTAATCATTATTTCCTttgaaataataatgaaatcgGAGTCTAGCTCTTGGAGAATATTTCCTTCGAGTCTTATTATTCCCTAAATATTtgcacttaaaatttcataaatatttccatTGCTAATGCTTACATATGTGTCTATTATAATTtagattatttgaaaaatatttctttcattttcaAGCTGTTGCAAATTGCTTTAAAAAGAGGGGTACTGttctaaatgatttttttttcagttcttTGGCGCTctcttcttttttaaaaaaaaaatggttcaaGTCAGTTTTACTGTAGATGTGTGTGATAAGATgatttagaaaaagaaatttcgtACCTCATCGTCTTCATCATCGTGAGCCTCGTCGTTGAGTTGGTCGTTTAAGCTGCTTAAAATATCGTCTCTGTTAACATGGTTATCACTTGTTTCCTCGCCACAAATGCTGTTGCTACTGCCAATGCCGCCAACTCCGCAACCAATGCCACCAATACTATTGGTGGTGGTGGTGCTGTTGGTGGTGGTTTGATCGTTTTGAGGTTTATTTACATGAAGTTGTGTTGCATGGATAGGATTGCCTAATACTTCTGTTACATCGACAAGCGGACCTAGGGGATCGAACGAGTCCTCTAAGAGGATACCACTCTCAATAGCTGCAACAGCTTCCTCGTAGTATCAGTTAAGATCTCTACGAAAACTATCCTCTACTGAGGAATCAGCAATCATGATGGGATTCTGGTCGGATAGCATTTGTAGGCCCTGGCCATCGATTGTGCCCAAATCGAGGTCAAGACTATCGAAGATGTCGCGTGAGGAGGAATAGTCGGAGAATATAATTTGGGGTATATTTGTGGCTGTTGTAGGTGTGTGCGTTTGATTctgttgctgctgatgatgGTGGTGGTGATGGTTGTTGTGTGACGTTTGATTGTGATGCAATTGATTCGCTGTTTGATTGTTAATGTGATTATGTTGATGCtgttgatgttgctgctgttgttgctgctgctgatgttgtATTATGTGGGCGGATGGGGAAGGTACTGGCGATACGCTACCACCCAACATTGTCAGACCGGGTGAGGATACCGACAGCGGTGAAGGCGAATGATGCGGCGAATGCATTGGCGAATGATGTGGCGATGTTTGGACCGATAATGacaactgctgctgctgctgctgctgctgatgatgtgATGGCGAATGCGCAGACATTGGTATGGGTAGGGGCGAGGAAGGCGGTGGCACACAATGTGATAACGGCGAAGGTATTGGTGACGAATTTGCCGACAGTATGTCTTGTTGTCTGTCATTGTTATTCATCAGACCGGTATTGTGGGTTCTACATGTATTCGAAGGACCATTGCTATTCGTATTACTACTCGTGGTGCTTGTGGTAGAATTGTTGTTtaaaagttgttgttgttgttggtgatgTTGGaattgttgggagttatttcgctgctgctgttgctgctgctgttgttgtggtaaattgttattgttattacagTTGGTTGTGGTATTTGTTGAATTCGTTCTTGTGGTATTAGACGATGTGGCGGATGAGGGCGTTGTCAGATCTCCAAAGTCTATTATTTTACTATTAAAGTTATTGTGTTGTTGGTTGCCCATGCCCAAGTCTTCGAATTCCAAAGCGTCGTAGTTGTTTTGAGGCGACTGACTGTTGTCGCCCAAATGAAACTGTTCAAAGTGATTATGAAAAGCAGGATTAAGCGTATTATAGCCAGTGTTGGAGTCTAGAGTACCAAAAGTGTTCTGCAGACTTTGTGTTGGCATTTGGGCTTGTTGGTTTTGTGTACTATTTCCGACGCTGACGGGCGTATTCAGATTACTTTGACAATGTCGTATGGGACTAGGCGGTGCACTTGTGTGTATGTCGTTGGCAGGGCCCGATGTTAGGAGGCCGGGGGAAGAACCAGGACTGGGTGGATTCAGTGGCTGACGATAGTCCGTTAGATTACCTGTTGAACTGGCGGCACCCAGTGTTGGCAATGTGCTAAAGGCAGCGGCTGTATTTTGTGCTGTTGTTTGCTGGACATTCACGGGCGATTGGACAGACAAGTTGGTAAAGGACAAATGCGGTGAGGTTTGGACATTAGCTGTGGGGGTATTGGTGGCAGATGTTGGAGAATTTTGCTGTTGATGATATGGTGAGGGTGGACCACCCACACTGTTACCGCCACCTGCCGTACTCGATGGACTGAAGGGACTAGGTGACTGATCGCGATCATGACATCCATTGTTATGATGTGGCGATAGGATGGGCGATAGAgtctgttgctgctgctgttgtgttgttgttgtggtctGCATCATTTGTGTGTTGCTGTTATTGGTGGGGTTGGGGGTTGAATAGTGTACGGAAGTTAAGTCGGGTAATGAGCCGGTGTTGTTAAATGCCAATTGCTGTTCGTGCAGTGACTTGAACATGATATTGGAGTTGTTGTATTTGGCATTGgcatattgttgttgctgttgttgatgatgcaaatgttgttgttgttgctgctgctgctgttgcagaCTCTGCTGttgattttgtaaatgttgctgtagttgttggtgctgttgctgttgtgcttgttgttgttgctgctgctgctgcattTGTAAACGTTGATGCTGCAGCTGCTGTTGCTGATGAtgtagctgctgctgctgctgttgttgctgtagtaacgtgttttttcttctttgtgCTTGTGGACTATAACTGCGCCCGATATTGGGCGATTGAGATCTTTGGCTGTGATGAGGATGATGGTGGTGATGATAATTGGCATGCAGAGAATTTAAATCACCCATTACACTTGGTGCTGGACTGGATGCGCCAAAATTTCCCTCTGCCAAATTGTTGAGGGTCTGATGTAAAGCCGAATCTGAATTCGAACGTCGCCAACTGCTATCCATGGGTGGACTCAAATAACTGTTTTGTGTTTGTTGCGTCATACCGCTTAGCATAAGACCGCTGGCTGTACTGCCATACGGCGATCGATCTTGTTTACGTTCCGAGGGTCTTCTCATTGGTCCAACACCCACACTGCGTCCTCGCGATTCTCGATATGTGGGAGAGCCTGTTGTAGTATTTACTATGCCAACACCCCCTCCTCCTCCTCCTCCTCCGCCGCCGCCTATACCTCCACCACCACCTGCATTTGCATCGGGAGAAGCACCACCACCACTGGCTCCACTACTTGTACCACTGCCACCACTACCGCCACTTAAACTTGCATTTCTGTGTAAACCATTACCATCGGTAATATCTGTGTTGCCCAGAATATTATCCACGACTCTGGTGGCTTTGACTTCATTCATAATCTTCTCAAACTCAGCTGTACCCTCAg
This genomic window contains:
- the Crtc gene encoding myb-like protein I, with translation MANPRKFSEKIALQKQKQAEGTAEFEKIMNEVKATRVVDNILGNTDITDGNGLHRNASLSGGSGGSGTSSGASGGGASPDANAGGGGGIGGGGGGGGGGGVGIVNTTTGSPTYRESRGRSVGVGPMRRPSERKQDRSPYGSTASGLMLSGMTQQTQNSYLSPPMDSSWRRSNSDSALHQTLNNLAEGNFGASSPAPSVMGDLNSLHANYHHHHHPHHSQRSQSPNIGRSYSPQAQRRKNTLLQQQQQQQQLHHQQQQLQHQRLQMQQQQQQQQAQQQQHQQLQQHLQNQQQSLQQQQQQQQQHLHHQQQQQQYANAKYNNSNIMFKSLHEQQLAFNNTGSLPDLTSVHYSTPNPTNNSNTQMMQTTTTTQQQQQQTLSPILSPHHNNGCHDRDQSPSPFSPSSTAGGGNSVGGPPSPYHQQQNSPTSATNTPTANVQTSPHLSFTNLSVQSPVNVQQTTAQNTAAAFSTLPTLGAASSTGNLTDYRQPLNPPSPGSSPGLLTSGPANDIHTSAPPSPIRHCQSNLNTPVSVGNSTQNQQAQMPTQSLQNTFGTLDSNTGYNTLNPAFHNHFEQFHLGDNSQSPQNNYDALEFEDLGMGNQQHNNFNSKIIDFGDLTTPSSATSSNTTRTNSTNTTTNCNNNNNLPQQQQQQQQQRNNSQQFQHHQQQQQLLNNNSTTSTTSSNTNSNGPSNTCRTHNTGLMNNNDRQQDILSANSSPIPSPLSHCVPPPSSPLPIPMSAHSPSHHQQQQQQQQLSLSVQTSPHHSPMHSPHHSPSPLSVSSPGLTMLGGSVSPVPSPSAHIIQHQQQQQQQQHQQHQHNHINNQTANQLHHNQTSHNNHHHHHHQQQQNQTHTPTTATNIPQIIFSDYSSSRDIFDSLDLDLGTIDGQGLQMLSDQNPIMIADSSVEDSFRRDLN